A window of Flammeovirga kamogawensis genomic DNA:
AAAACACCTTATATAGAGTCTTCATAAAAATAAATGGAAAGATTCTTCTTAATTTTAAGCTGTATTATTACTTTGGGTAGTACAGCTTAATTTTTTTGCCTCTTTTTATTGTATACAATTATCTTTCATCATTAATCCATTTAAATGAATAATAATGTTATTAATTCAGCTATTGAGTTATCCGAACAATTACAAAGTTTATTAGCTCAGTTGTCTGAAGAACAATATATTGCTCCGTTAGATTTGTTTTCTGGTTCATCTATTGGTCAACATACTAGACATATCATAGAATTTTATCAGTGCTTATTAAATGCATCTAAAAATAATGATGAAGTTTGCTATGAAGACCGTAAACGAAACTTGCAGATAGAACAAGATAAGCTAAATGCAATTATTCAATTAGAAGCTATCGAAAATAGTTTACTAACTGTAGTAAATATAAAGAATGAAATGTGTTTAAAAGTAAAGGATTACGATAAAGACCTCGCTTTAGAACCTTGGAATTCTGTAACTACATTTGCTAGAGAGTTACATTATTGTAATGAACATGCGGTCCATCACCTAGCAATTATAAAAGTTGGAATAAAGCATTATTTTCCAAATTTGGAGTTGAACGATGTTTTCGGAGTAGCTAAATCAACTTACGCATATAGAAAAGGTAAATAACTAACTATTCAAAACGATTTTTATGTGCACATTATCCTATATACCGTTTAATAATTCAGAATATTTATTCACTTCTAACAGAGATGAAAGAAAAAGTAGAGCATCAGCTTTTGCTCCACAACTTCATGAAAAAAATGGTGTGAAATTTATTGCACCTATTGACGGAGAAGCTCTTGGTACATGGTTGGCCGCTTCTGAATTAGGTAGAGTTGTTTGCTTACTTAATGGAGGTTTTAAAAGGCATATTCCCACACCGCCTTATAAACACAGTAGAGGAAAGGTTGTTCTAGATGCTACTTTGGCTAATGATATCAATACTTATTTAGATACTTACAATTTCTCTAATATTGAACCTTTTACTTTAATAGTAATTGACCAAAAGGAGGGGATTGAAATTACTCAATTTGTTTGGGATGGTAATAAAGGATATAAATCTAATTTAAATCCTAATGTGCCGCATATTTGGTCTTCTGCTACTTTATATGATTCTTTTCAATCTGATGAAAGAAAGGAAAGGTTTTTGAATTGGTTGAATACATCAGATAGATTATCAAAAGAGATTTTAGATGTGCATGAATTGGTAGACAAAGGTGAAAATGAACCTTTTGGATTGTCAATGCAGCGTTTGGAATACTGTACGGTAAGTACAACTCAATTAAAAGTTTCTGATTCAATTGTCAGTATGCATTATCATGATCGTCTAATACAAGAAAAGGATAATGTATCGTTACCATTAATTGTTTTGAAGCATGAATCTTAAACCTAACTTAAGGTATAGGCTATTTAAGTGGGAATTTTGGCCCTATTATATTTTTTACATTCCTGTATATTTTTTATACTTTGGTTTGTCAGCATTGTCACGTTCGTTAAGTTTTATGACTTTAGCGAATCCAGGAATGAGATATGGAGGCTTTTTTAGTTATTCTAAATTTGATGTTTTACGTCAACTACCTTCTAAATTTCTACCTAAGTCTGCATTTTTTGTAGAAACACCTTCTTTGTATAAGGTAAAGGAGCAGATGCAGAAATTAAATCTCACTTATCCTGTCATTTTAAAACCCGATGAAGGAGAAAGAGGAAGTGGGGTTGAAAAAATTAAAAATGATAAAGATTTAGAAAATTATCTAAGCGATAAACCTGAACGTATCATTTTGCAAGAATTTATTACAGCACCTCATGAGTTTGGAGTGATGTATATCCGAAGACCTTCTGAGAAGAAAGGTAAAATTACATCTGTTGTTTTTAAAGATGAACTATATATTGTAGGTGATGGTGAAAATAATCTACTTACTTTATTTAAAAAACATCCTCGAGCAATTTTATATATTGATTTTTTAAAAGAAAAGTATGCAGATCGATTAAATCAGGTACTTGAAAATGAAGAAGTACTTATGCTTTCTAAAATGGGTAATCACTCAAGAGGAGCAATATTTAACGATGCGAATCATTTAATCAATAACCTGGATACTACTTTATATGATCAAATATCAAATCATATTGATGGTTTCTATTTTGGTAGATATGATGTTAAAGCTGAGAGTGAAGAAGCATTAATTAAGGGTGAGTTTAAAGTTATGGAACTAAATGGAGTTAACTCTGAACCTGCACATATATACGATCCTGAGAATTCTATTTTTAATGCTTATAAAGATCTATTTGCACATTGGTGGTCAATTTATGAAATAAGTAAAGAAAACCGTAAACAAGGGTATACTGAAACACCTTTCCCAACTCTAGTACAATCTTTAATGGATAAGTAATTTTTTGTTAGCTTTGCAGCCTATCAAAATATTATTGCATGTATTTAGAACGACTATACTTAAAAGATTTTAAAAATTATGATGAGTTTACCCTTGAATTAAAAGAAGGAGTAAACTGTATAGTTGGCCCAAATGGTGTAGGAAAAACAAATCTTCTTGACGCAGCTTATTTTCTTTGCATGACCCGAAGTGCTTTTAGCATGACAGAACAACAAAATGCTAGGCATGGTAATAAATCATTTGCTCTGTCTGGAAAATTTAAGAATTCGACTAAATCACATACTGTAATTTGCCAATTTGATAAGCCTAAAAAGAAATTTATTCTAGATGGTAAAGAATACAATCGTTTTAGTGAACATTTTGGGAAATTCCCCTGCGTACTTATCGCCCCAAATGATACAGATTTACTAAGAGAAGGAAGTGAAATAAGACGTAAACATTTTGATAGTGTTATTTCTCAATTTGATAAAGAGTACCTTAAAGCATTAATTGATTATCAACGAGCTTTATTACAAAGAAATCAGTTACTGAAAACATTTGTAGAAAAAAGACAAATTCCTAATAAAGATTGGGTAGCACCTTATGATCATGTATTAAAAAAAAATGGTTCATTAATTTATGATCGAAGAAAGAAATTTACAGATAATTTCAGACCTTTTTTCCAAGATTCATATAGGTTTTTATCATCTGATAAAGAAGTAGCCGAAGTAGTTTATAAATCTGATTTAGGAAAAGAAGACTTTGATGAAATCTATGCTAATGCATGGGAAAAGGATATTGCATTACAAAGAACTACAAAAGGAATTCATAAAGATGACTTTGATTTTCAATTGGCAGGGTACCCGTTAAAGAAGTTTGGTTCACAAGGGCAGCAGAAATCCTTTATTATTGCAATGAAATTAGCACAACATTCTTTATTAAAAAGTAAATTAGATGTTGCTCCAATACTGCTTTTGGATGATATTTTTGATAAATTGGACGATGAAAGAATGCAAAAGCTTTTAGTGTTAATAAAAAATGAGAATTTTGGTCAAATAATTTTGACAGATGCTCGTCCTGAACGGTCTAAAAGTTTAATGGAGGTAATAACATCTCCGTCTCATTTTATAGAAATAGGAAAATAAAAATACCATAACTTTGTCAGACGATAAAAAAATAAAATACCGTTTTCGTAAAAGAACCCCCATACCTAAAAAACATGAAACTATAGGTATCGGAGGAGCGATGCAGGACTTTATGAAATCGTTAAAGAAAAGTCATAGCTATAACCAAGCTGTTATTGGTAGAGTATGGGCAGAAGTAATGGGAAATACTGTTGCATCAAGAACAATTGACTTGAAATTAAGAGGGAAAACTTTATATGTAAGATTAAGTGTTTCAACCTTAAAACAAGAATTAAATATGGTACGAGACCATGTTGTAAAAAGACTAAATGATAAACTAGGGGCTGCGGTATTAACCCAGGTTAAATTTGTATAGCATAATGGAAAATAATTACATAGTTATTATGGCCGGTGGAGTCGGAAGTAGATTCTGGCCATATAGTAGAGAAAAACGCCCAAAACAATTTCAAGATATTTTAGGTACAGGCCAAACAATGATTCAGCAAACAGCTGCTAGATTTGAAGGAGTTTGTCCAAAAGAAAATATATATGTAGTTACTAGTGATATTTATAAAGAACTAACACTAGAGCAACTTCCTTTTTTAAATGAAGATCAAGTTTTATGTGAACCTGTAAGAAGAAATACAGCACCATGTATTGCTTATGCAGCCTATAAAATTGGTAAGAAAAATCCAGATGCAAATATTGTAGTAGCCCCTGCAGATCATGTTATACTAGATGTACCTGAATTCAGATTAAGAGTTCAGACAGCTTTAGATTATGTTGGATCTCATGATATATTAGTAACTCTAGGTATTCGTCCAAATAGACCAGATACAGGCTATGGTTATATTCAAGCCTTAAATAATGATCGTTTAGAAGTTCTTTATAAAGTGAAAACTTTTACTGAAAAACCGAACGAAGAATTAGCAAGAGCTTTTGTGTTAAGCGGTGACTTTGTATGGAACGCAGGTATTTTTGTTTGGAATGTAAAGACGATTAAGAAAGCTTTTTCTACTTATTTAGATGATATAGACCATTTATTTAGCTCTGTAGAAGATAAATTTTATACAGAAGAAGAAACAGAAGCAATTGATACTATTTACCATCAATGCAGAGATATTTCTATTGATTATGGTATTATGGAACATGCTGATAATGTTTATGTAATGAGAACCGACTTTGGATGGTCTGATTTAGGCACTTGGAAGTCGTTATATGAGCAAGCAGATAAAAACCAAGAAGAGAATGTTTTACATGGTAATATCATGGCTTATGAGACATTTAACTCTATTGTTAAGACACCTTCTGATAAATTAGTAGTTGTTCAAGGGTTAGAAAATTACATTGTAGCGGAATATGATGATGTATTAATGATTTGTGAGAAAGATCATGAGCAGCGTGTGAAGCAATTTTTAGCAAATGTAAAAGAAAAACAAGATAAGCGATTTATCTAAAACTACTTCAAGAATAACTAAATTACAGATGAATAAAACAATAGGAGTTATCGGTTTGGGTTATGTTGGCCTTCCTTTAGCTGTAGAATTTGCTAAGAATAATGTAAAAGTTCTTGGTTTTGATATTAATCAACCAAGAATAGAAGAGTTAAACTCTTCCAAAGACCATACATTAGAAGTATCTGAAGAAGAGCTTAAATCTGTTAAAGGTATAATTTCTTATTCGTCAAATATCAATGATTTAAAAGATGTTGATATTTATATTGTAACTGTACCTACTCCAATTGATGAATATAAAACTCCAGATTTGACTCCTCTGAAAAAGGCGAGTGAAACTGTTGGAAGTGTATTGTCTGAAGGTAATATAGTTGTTTATGAATCTACTGTTTATCCTGGCTGTACAGAGGAACAATGTGTTCCTGTACTTGAAAGAGTAAGTGGTTTAAAGTTTAATAAAGACTTTTTTGCAGGTTATTCCCCTGAAAGAATAAATCCGGGTGACCATGTTCATAGAGTACACAACATAATGAAAGTTACCTCTGGGTCAACTCCAGAAATAGCAGAAGAAGTTGATAAAATGTATCAAGTAGTCGTTAAGGTTGGTACACATAAAGCTTCTTGTATTAAAGTAGCTGAGGCAGCAAAAGTGATAGAAAACTCACAAAGAGATTTAAATATAGCTTTTGTTAATGAGCTTTCTAAAATTTTTGATAAAGTAGGAATTGATACCCTAGAAGTATTAGAAGCAGCAGGAACAAAATGGAACTTTTTACCATTTAGACCTGGTTTAGTAGGAGGTCATTGTATTGGAGTTGATCCATATTACTTAACTTATAAATCAGAATCTTTAGGTTATCATCCAGAAGTAATTCTTGCAGGTAGAAGAATTAACGATGGAATGGGAGCTCATGTTGCCAATAAAGTACTTCGCTTAATGATGGAAAAAACTTCGTCAATTAAAAAAGGTGCAAAAGTTTTAATGTTAGGCATCACTTTTAAAGAAGATTGTCCTGATATTAGAAACTCAAGAGCAATTGATGTAATTAGAGAACTTCAAGCTTTTAATTTAGAAGTAGAAGTTTACGACCCACATGCAGATGCTCAAGAGGTGAAAGATGAATATGATTTAGATTTACTTCCAGAAATTGGAAATGATTATGCTGCTATTATTCATGCAGTGGCTCATAAATCATTTAGAGAAGAGATTAATTGGGAACAATTAATAGAAA
This region includes:
- a CDS encoding DinB family protein translates to MNNNVINSAIELSEQLQSLLAQLSEEQYIAPLDLFSGSSIGQHTRHIIEFYQCLLNASKNNDEVCYEDRKRNLQIEQDKLNAIIQLEAIENSLLTVVNIKNEMCLKVKDYDKDLALEPWNSVTTFARELHYCNEHAVHHLAIIKVGIKHYFPNLELNDVFGVAKSTYAYRKGK
- a CDS encoding NRDE family protein, coding for MCTLSYIPFNNSEYLFTSNRDERKSRASAFAPQLHEKNGVKFIAPIDGEALGTWLAASELGRVVCLLNGGFKRHIPTPPYKHSRGKVVLDATLANDINTYLDTYNFSNIEPFTLIVIDQKEGIEITQFVWDGNKGYKSNLNPNVPHIWSSATLYDSFQSDERKERFLNWLNTSDRLSKEILDVHELVDKGENEPFGLSMQRLEYCTVSTTQLKVSDSIVSMHYHDRLIQEKDNVSLPLIVLKHES
- a CDS encoding D-alanine--D-alanine ligase; this translates as MTLANPGMRYGGFFSYSKFDVLRQLPSKFLPKSAFFVETPSLYKVKEQMQKLNLTYPVILKPDEGERGSGVEKIKNDKDLENYLSDKPERIILQEFITAPHEFGVMYIRRPSEKKGKITSVVFKDELYIVGDGENNLLTLFKKHPRAILYIDFLKEKYADRLNQVLENEEVLMLSKMGNHSRGAIFNDANHLINNLDTTLYDQISNHIDGFYFGRYDVKAESEEALIKGEFKVMELNGVNSEPAHIYDPENSIFNAYKDLFAHWWSIYEISKENRKQGYTETPFPTLVQSLMDK
- the recF gene encoding DNA replication/repair protein RecF (All proteins in this family for which functions are known are DNA-binding proteins that assist the filamentation of RecA onto DNA for the initiation of recombination or recombinational repair.) → MYLERLYLKDFKNYDEFTLELKEGVNCIVGPNGVGKTNLLDAAYFLCMTRSAFSMTEQQNARHGNKSFALSGKFKNSTKSHTVICQFDKPKKKFILDGKEYNRFSEHFGKFPCVLIAPNDTDLLREGSEIRRKHFDSVISQFDKEYLKALIDYQRALLQRNQLLKTFVEKRQIPNKDWVAPYDHVLKKNGSLIYDRRKKFTDNFRPFFQDSYRFLSSDKEVAEVVYKSDLGKEDFDEIYANAWEKDIALQRTTKGIHKDDFDFQLAGYPLKKFGSQGQQKSFIIAMKLAQHSLLKSKLDVAPILLLDDIFDKLDDERMQKLLVLIKNENFGQIILTDARPERSKSLMEVITSPSHFIEIGK
- a CDS encoding DUF721 domain-containing protein is translated as MSDDKKIKYRFRKRTPIPKKHETIGIGGAMQDFMKSLKKSHSYNQAVIGRVWAEVMGNTVASRTIDLKLRGKTLYVRLSVSTLKQELNMVRDHVVKRLNDKLGAAVLTQVKFV
- a CDS encoding mannose-1-phosphate guanylyltransferase; its protein translation is MENNYIVIMAGGVGSRFWPYSREKRPKQFQDILGTGQTMIQQTAARFEGVCPKENIYVVTSDIYKELTLEQLPFLNEDQVLCEPVRRNTAPCIAYAAYKIGKKNPDANIVVAPADHVILDVPEFRLRVQTALDYVGSHDILVTLGIRPNRPDTGYGYIQALNNDRLEVLYKVKTFTEKPNEELARAFVLSGDFVWNAGIFVWNVKTIKKAFSTYLDDIDHLFSSVEDKFYTEEETEAIDTIYHQCRDISIDYGIMEHADNVYVMRTDFGWSDLGTWKSLYEQADKNQEENVLHGNIMAYETFNSIVKTPSDKLVVVQGLENYIVAEYDDVLMICEKDHEQRVKQFLANVKEKQDKRFI
- a CDS encoding nucleotide sugar dehydrogenase, with protein sequence MNKTIGVIGLGYVGLPLAVEFAKNNVKVLGFDINQPRIEELNSSKDHTLEVSEEELKSVKGIISYSSNINDLKDVDIYIVTVPTPIDEYKTPDLTPLKKASETVGSVLSEGNIVVYESTVYPGCTEEQCVPVLERVSGLKFNKDFFAGYSPERINPGDHVHRVHNIMKVTSGSTPEIAEEVDKMYQVVVKVGTHKASCIKVAEAAKVIENSQRDLNIAFVNELSKIFDKVGIDTLEVLEAAGTKWNFLPFRPGLVGGHCIGVDPYYLTYKSESLGYHPEVILAGRRINDGMGAHVANKVLRLMMEKTSSIKKGAKVLMLGITFKEDCPDIRNSRAIDVIRELQAFNLEVEVYDPHADAQEVKDEYDLDLLPEIGNDYAAIIHAVAHKSFREEINWEQLIEKDTIVYDVKSVLDKKYITDRL